tgtagattatatgtcatgtagattatatatagattatatatcatgtagattatatatcatgtagattatatatcatgtagattatatatagattatatatcatgtagattatatatagattatatatagattatatatagattatatatcatgtagattatatatagattatatatagattatatatcatgtagattatatatagattatatttagattatatatcatgtagattatatatcatgtagattatatatagattatatatcatgtagattatatatcatgtagattatatatcatgtagattatatatagattatatatcatgtagattatatatagattatatatcatgtagattatatatagattatatatcatgtagattatatatcatgtagattatatatagattatatatcatgtagattatatatagattatatatagatatatatagattatatatagattatatatcatgtagattatatatcatgtagattatatatagattgcattaaatgtatatagattatatgtGAACTAAATGTAGATTAAAATGTAGATTCAATGAAATGATCATATGTAgattaatataaattttatattgataatgtgTAGATTATTTGTAAGACCGTGGGTCGGTGatttttttccgggtactccggctttcctccacctacaaaacctggcacgtccttcaatgaccctagctgttaatatgacgttaaacaaaaagaaacaaacaaacaaacaaatgtagattgtatgtagattatatagataaatgtaaatcatatatatagattaatgtAGATTTTATGTAGATTTTTTTGTAGATAACAtgcatattgtatataatttatttgtattttatatgaaGATTTTATGTAGATTTTATGTAGATTATATGTAGATTTTATGTAGATTATATGTAGATTTTATGTAGATTATATGTAGATTTTATGTAGATTATATGTAGATTTTATGTAGATTTTATGTAGATTATATGTagattatatgtatattatatgtagatTATATGTAGAGCATAAATCAATGCAGATTATATGCAGATTATTTGAAGATAACATGCAGATTGTATGTCAATTCTTTGTTgattcatgtacatgtagattataTGTAGATTAACGTAGAGTATATCAGATATATGTAGATTAATGTAGATTtaatataagttatatgtatattaacgTAGATTTTATGTAGATTATATGTAGAATAATGTAGATCAAATTTGGATTATTTGTGGATTAAATGCatattatatttagattattttttaattgaatgtaCATTATACGTAGATTATTTGTGGATTAAACGTAGATTATATGTCTATTATTTATAGATTATATGTAGATTAATGTAgtttctatatatgtatatgattttaatttatatGTAGGGTTTATGTAGATCATATGTTGAGTTTGGGTCATTACAAACATCACTATGACGCATTGGTTAAGATAAAAGACAGATGACAAATAATACATACGAAGACAATAACCATCTATGGTAGTCATATCAATGAGGAGTGACCGTTATCAGAGCACGTGCCGTGACGTATATTCGTCCGGGTTAAAATATAGTGATATGAAGGATTTATCATTTTACCACTCTATGTATGGGTATATATTTTGCCGAACTCGTACGTGGATTAATGTTTTACCGAACTTGGTAACTACTGTACCATCTGTACACCTATTGTGTGAGATCTGGAGTTACCATTGTGATCAAAAATCCTAAAGCTTTATCAAACACATGGACACACCAGGAACTGACACCGTCTAACAATCCCGTTAGTTTGAAGTGGTGTGCAGCATCACTGGTAAGACTTTTAGTTTAAAACATATCTACATGTGTTTGACAAAACACTTACAAGAGGATTGGACAAAAGTCATATTATTGTCAACTCTACCAAAAATAATAACGAACCGAACAATGTATTAAGTGATATGTTTCAAGATTACAACAGAGCTGGCATTAAAATAAACTCTGTGTTGAACAATCGTTCAAGAAACCAATGAGTTCGCCCCTGTGTGACCTAAAGACAGAAGATTTTGGTAATCCGAAAATCCCATGTAGTTTCCATGACGACTATGACGTAATCGCCGCGTGCGAAACGTGTGACGACAGACTCGTTTGCATTCAATGTATGAACTCCACATGTTTTGGACATACTTTGTGTAATCTAGAAGAAGTCGCGGAACGTCGGAAGCAAACAATTTGCTGTCTTTTAAGAGACGCTGAGGTACTTGCCATCCCAAAACTGGAAGTCCATCTCAATCAGGTGAGGAGAAAACGTGAGCTGCTTTCAACACACTGTGATGACGTTTCCCAAAATATTCGGACACGAGCAAGTGAACTGAAGAAAAGTATTGATACAATCTGTGAAAAGCGTTTAGTTGAATGTGCGGAATTCCAAAAAAGGAAGGATGATATGTTGAAAATGTATGAAGACAGCATCACAAGAGAACATGCAGAGCTTCTCGATTCGATTTCTAAAGTAAAAACTATCGTCTCCTCGTGTAAACTAAGGGAACTGTTACAAAACGAAGGAGCGATTTCCGTTCTTTCGAACACCGAGACAAACACAGCAGTCCCGGTGGTGGCAGCACTCTGGTTTACCCCGGAGGAGGTCAATGTGGTAGAGATGACACGCCTGTTTGGTGCTATGCAACGCTCGGTGACGATAAGCGAGTTCGAACACATATCCCGCGAGGTGAGAACAATTTGTCTGGTTGGTGAGCAAGCATGGATTGGTTGCGATGGCAACAAAGAGTTATGTCTCACAAACAAAGAGGGAGATTCGGTGAAGAGCGTCAAGATTTGTACGTACTTCATGAATCAGATCATGGACATCTGTCCTGGAGCAGATGACAGCGTTTGGGTAGCGTGTCGTGACGGCATTATAACGCAGGTAATGTCACATGACGTCAAAATCGATCGATTTTTCATCGGCGTTCACGCGACGGCCTACAGTTTGTATGTGTTCAAGGACGGGGATATCGTCGTTGGTCTAGTGGAAGGCGTCTTCCGTATGAGGGGGAAGTTAGTCCGCTACAGTCCGAAAGGTGAGGTTCTAGATCGGGCGGTTCGTGACAACGACGGGAACCTGCTGTTTTCTATCCCTACTAAAGTCCGAGGTTGTGACGAATCACGGGAAATAGCTGTCGTCAGTTTGGACagcaagggagacaactcggTGGTGATTCTGGACGCCGATATGAAATTCAAACTAAACTTCAAAGGTAAAGCCCCGTTTCATCCGTCAGATGTCTGTTTTGATTCTGGACAAAACATCCTGATTTCTGATAGGGCTAGCATGTCCGTCATGTTGCTCGACTCGCACGGTCATCTGTGTCGCAACCTTCTAGTCGCCACAGTGGCGCCATCTGCAATTTCTATACAAGGGAATGGCGATCTTTGGACGGGATTCGAGAACGGGATGATTCGAGTATACAAGTATGCTCCCTAAGTCGACCTGTTTATACTATGTATctatttttgctgtatatacTATTCTATCTCGTTAGCATTATGTAGCCACCATTCATGTACCTTGTAAGGATATCAACACCATCTTCCCTGACAAGGGGAACTCCTAacgggtaccacatgtggtgacggggACATCGTGACGTGTTTCGCTTGTTTTGACAGGAGACATCATGACGATGTCACTTGTGGTGACGAAAGACATTATGAGTGTCTCTTGTagctgagacataccagagtctatgaAAATGGTAATTACTACTCATGCTTAGTGTGCAGCCTTTTGGGAGTGGAACGACTGATTCGCCTGTTGTCAGAATAATATGATTGGGCGAGTTGTCCTCCTTGGTGTCTTCAGCTGTatggttcagtgaggtagcactataaaaaGGCAACAGACAggaacatatcgcagcctccaATAGACACACGCATATTCGCCTCATGCATGCATCTTGCACAGAAGAGAATACAAATGGTAATAGCTgatgataggacgttaaaccacaCCATGTGGTAACGAGACACTATGACATGTAGCACGCGTGAAAACGGGAGAGATCATGAcaggtaccacatgtggtgacgggagACATGACGGGGACCACGTGTGGTGACAGGGACATGACGGGGACCACGTGTGGTGACGGGGGACATGACGGGGACCACGTGTTGTGCCTGGGAAAATCATGATTGGGGCCACATGCGGTGTCAGGTAACATTATTATGACGTGTACCGGATGTGGTGACGGAAAACATGACGAGAACCACATGTGGTGTCGGGTAACATCATGACGGGTACGACGTGTGGTGAagggatacaccatgacgggtacgACGTGTGGTGAAGGGagacaccatgacgggtacGACGTGTGGTGACGGGGACATCATGACGTGAACCACGTGTGGTGACGGGGACATCTAAGTGAAGCACGTGTAGTGACGGGGACATCTAAGTGAAGCACGTGTAGTGACGGGGACATCATGAAGTGAAGCACGTGTAGTGACAGGGACATCATGACGTGAACCACGTGTGGTGACGGGGACATCATGACGTGAACCACGTGTGGTGATCATAACATGATGTTGCGGAAGACAAGACGGGACGGTACCGCCTTTGATCAGGGGAGCCACGATGATAAGAGCATATATGTGTCCAATCAAAACACACGTTACATTGCTATTTATGACATCATCAGGCTGCCGATCACattacaattttaaaacaaaagtatTCGTCAGAATTTTGCTCAGctttatattatgtatacatgtggaGACCCTGTCATCTCACTAGATGATGGGGATCAGTGTAATGGATATGACACACCTTTCCCACACAGGTACTCGTCACAAATACCCAACCTTTGGTccatgttactgtatatactataagtacatgtatatggaacGTTGGTTAGAAATATGTCAAGTTCCTTTGTTTTCACCTCGGTTTTCATTTTATACTCAAATTCCTCCTAAATCATAAGTCCACCGAGCATGACTGATTgatgaaattattttcataacTTTGTATCAACATTTCGTATAAAATGAATGTTTACTTATGTTTATCTCGTCTTgattattatgttttaatgGGAAAATTCATGAAGATGAAACGCATAAATCAGAgtcaatgaaattttaatgcTGCATTAAAGACGACTACAAAActggaaatgaaaaaaaaaacgccTGTTCCAAGAAGCGTAGAGAACCATACACAAGTTCCAATGGAAGGGATTCGTAAAAATCCCCAATCCATGATCCATATTACATATGGACTATAGGTTAGGAATTGGTGCCAAGTTTATGTGTTTTAGAGTGGATCATATAAGTATCATTCCGAAAGAACACCGATCTGAGAATTCTGCATTCTTTAGTTCCGACGTCTCGTACAAATCCAGGCACAGGTGcccgactcgttttataaaataataacatataacagtacatatacattttataaaataataacatataacagtacatattctatatgtactatatgttattattttataaaacgagtcgggCACCTGTGATCCAGGAGAGTAATTTTAGCGAGTTCATTACATTatgtcaatacattttaaagGTGATTATAATTAACAGTTTAACAATCCTAACCCAAGGTATCTGTATACACGTTATTAATGTCCTCTGAGGAAGGATGACGTAGTTCTCTCTGGTTTAAGACCACTCGTAGATATCTCGCCCCATTGTGTCCGTGATGTTGTTTACAATTACTGATAAACGGATGTTGAGTTATGTTGGCACGGGGACTTGGCACATATTCTAAATTTATATGGtacatcacagggacttgataaaTTCCGTGcgatacatatacatgcatgtggaccacaggggcatgtctagtcttatataaaaaataacgaGAAGTACCTcggcatgtctagtcttatattaaaaataacgAGAAATACCTcggcatgtctagtcttatataaaaaaataacgaGAAATACCTcggcatgtctagtcttatattaaaaaaaaaatagccagaatacctatatattgaatcttataggtatttctggcgatttcttaatataagactagacatgcccctgtgtgtGGACCGTGGTTTAGTCATATGTGCCAGGTTTCTCTGAATGCCTTAGGTCACCCTTAAGAATATCTTGGGTTTGATGTAACCCGACATATACGagtaggtacatgtaggtagggctgacatttttttttcattctgttCTGAAAACGGATTTTCAACCTTTTATACgaaaacaaaccagaatatggatatcattattgttttactAAAAAACATTTAGTCGGTGCATTTATTCGTGGTCCGGCGGTTACGCCAAGccatctatattttttttattttgaccttatATACATTTCCATGCGTATATATAGGTGGATCGTGGTTTGGGAATCGATTCTAAGTCTCTCTAATTGCCGTAAATAGATTTAATAAGGACTTACCTCCAGGTCGCTACAATGAAGAACGAAATCGACCTTCGTTCCTAACCAAATATCACAGACTATTTATTATCGGACCGTGTAAGACAGGGGGAAAAACATTTTGGTGTTTGTCaaggctgtgtgaagttagctcaacatacgacattcaacattcaaaaaattcatatcttgtgtttttactagccaacgagggaacttttgaatTTTCAGCGGCTTGgcatacgacatacgacattcagatatTGAATTCTCAGCGGCTCGacattttgaatgttgaatgtcatatgtcgtatgttgagctaacttcacacagatGTTTGTCAATGCTATTATGAACCCTTTGCCGCTCGTCTCTGGATTCTGataatgtcaaggtcaacttTGTCAATGTGAATCTTTTGCAAACTATAAAACTTAAACTTATCAGAATTTTAAGGTTTTCTGCCGTGGCCATATCCGTGACCTTGAAGTAGACTGTTGGATTAAAATCTCAAGATACGAGTTCATGACTTTCAGCCTTTGAATCCCGAGTCCAAATGGAAATACTGTGTCAAAATTTGGGTTAACAAAAAACATTACGTTAACAATTTCTATAGACATCCATGATCAATTCTCATATAGCGTCCTATTTCCCCATTTATCATGAATGATATTTTGGTGTCTTCAATGGTGATGGATTCAATTTTTGGAAATAATTGAGATTTTTCATCATGTTGACGTGTTTAGGACTTAGCATTCATTGCACTTGTAACGCATGCTGCGATGCTCTTGTTTTGGATGGAGTAGTACATCGGACAtttcgctagccaagggttaCGATCCACGATTAGGCTGATCAGCCACTGGCTAGCGAAGACTAAAGCATTTTGTACGGCGTCCATCGTCCGTTATTGTTTCCTTCAATGTCTCTTTCTCAACAAGAGACCGAATGGGCCTGTATCTCTCATCTGTTTTTGAGTGATTATCTCAAAACCAGGAAGCATAAAGTCATGATAATGTGCAAGTAGTATGATAGAAGATAGGACTCcattttgttcaaatagatgaccatgacctactttcaaggtaaCGTGGCtaattacaaaactttaaaGGATTCATTCTGAATAACCAATAGGCAAACTGTCGCTATTGGATGTTCAAACAAGAATATAGTATACTTAACGGAAAAATATTAGGAAAGCGAGATATTTGTGATTTACAAAAACAAGTCAGTGATTCAAGTTAACTTGGTCTTTATTTAGATTTCAAATGTTGCAAGATAAATTGAAACTGTTAACTTATTATGTTTCTATCTACCGGAGCCCCTTCCTCCACAGTAAACTTgatcttattttatttatctttcgACATGTTTTGGATTTCTTCTGCCGCTCTCTCGTATCAACACTTCAagcctagcatcactgacgaaccctcctagagggacgaaacaaaTGTATGGTGCAGCtatttaattttgactttactGTCTGTGTAGAAAGGTTCCAGTATGTTGTTTGTCTTTTGTAAAATCCTTGTAGTTTAACCAATGAAGTAAAACAAGAATTACACGTAATTACATATCTCACCTGTCCTGCTTTGTCAGTATATTAAGTTTtaagcaaactccaaaatttactaaaatttctaattaaaaaaaaaaaatcattatagaattaattccaatttGGCTATAAGCTAATCTGTAAATCAACTGTAGAAGCAATAACTATTACAGATCAATTTCTCAACGTTTTTACCTAAAaatacaacagaaaaaaaaatgtaatgtgTAATGTAAGGTATGTCGAGATGTCAAAACTACAATGCaactatatttacatgtttggTTGAAACACTGATACTTTCGGAGAAACTGagctaaaaacaaaatatttaagtCCAGATTCCAGTATTCCCAATTTCCAGTGTCTATGGACCATACATTCCGGAcgatattctgtaaatgaaggCTATGTTGAGATGTTcactatgtgatctaactaTAGAACAAGTTTGGTTAAAATTGAACTTATTAAGCAACCGATCTATACGCAAATCTTTAAAAGTGAAATGTTAACGACCAATTTAGAGAAAAGACTAAAAGTAACGCCATAGTCTCACTTCAGTAACTAAATGAAGCATAGGTATCGGTTAAGAAACAGCCAATAAGTAGGCCTAATTTAAGCACAGGCATCTCACTATCTGTCACAATTAAATATCATAGTGCCATAACAAAATGATTAACAGTACCACTAAGAACAAGATATTCCAGAGGGCGCCCACCAATGAATGATTTTATTGGTTCAATGATAGACGGAATGTTTCTCTACTTTCCCCTTCTTTCTCCTCTTAATATTTTGATAACCCAAGTCCAATGCCTGTCTTTTCATTTTTCCCGTAATTTTCAAAATAGCGGACAAAACTAGTGACTATAAGCTGAACCTACAGACGAGATCCTAGAGGGACTTGGCATCCATAAATTAATTGAATCCACCTTATTGGGTTTATGCGAGACTTTTTCTCTCTTCCCTGACCTTAAATTATTTAATCTTCGTTGTGTGGTGTCCATTATAATTGAGATACCAAAATAGAtgtataaagggagataacccaaTTTCAATATCaggattttcaaatattttttcgATCACAGATTTGGCATGGGCAACCGATTTCATCAACATGGATGTTAATTTAGAACCAATATTTGCTCATCCTTATTCACCACAATCATATGTCAGGATTTTTCAACCAAATTCTACTGTATTTAATCACAAATTTGACTTGAGTTTCTGTCTGGTCAACAAggataatgttatatatactgaaaacAATACACACAACGTATTTATTATATCAATCATTTCCTGGACGATAATGCATCATGTATCTATGCAATGTCGTCCACCTGTTCCTTTATTGTATCCATATAGAATTATTTTGGGACGATACGTTCATTTACACTTCAGCATTTGCATACACAGCATTTACgggatattttcaaatgtcttggCCGTTGGTCACATAGCGTTCCATCAAAGAGCATGGctttgtacatgtcacgctAGCCACCGCCTTCGGCCCACACCAGCCAAAGGGTTCATGGTTGTTATTTCAACTACTACCAAAACTACTAGTCTTACTGTATCCtattgtattttctagtactgtttatatattatggTTCACAAAGACTTTGTTGCATAAACCTTCtttcataaaacttttttaGGACTTTCTGTCATTACActcaggggccgcggtggccgagtggttaaggtgtcccgacactataacactagccctccacctctgggttgcgagttcgaaacctacgtggggcagttgccaggtactgaccgtaggccggtggtttttctccgggtactccggctttcctccacctccaaaacctggcacgtcttgAAATGAaactggctgttaataggacattaaacaaaaacaaaaccaaaagtCATTACACtcaacagagacatatatactaatagtatataggtctctgtactCAAGGACTATTCGAGATTTTAGGAGAGTGTTAAACGACAATTATAAACCATAGTACAAAAACATAGTCTTATTTTAAAGTAACCATGTTGTAATAGTACAAACAAGAATCAGCGTACATAGCAATTACAACAAAGATAAGGGTTATATCTCATGTTGTTGCAACATTCAAAAAGATTTGATTTTGTGTCCTTAGTTTATTTCAACATCAATTATATAAATTCCAGGCACTAATAACTTAAAATTCCAAGATTTTCAAAGACAAAATGTATGACAACAAATTTCGCAACTTTTCCAGGCAAGGGCTGAAATTCAAGAACTTTCCATGTCTGTATGGGTTTGATTATGAGAAATAATGAACGGCAGACAAAAAAAAGTACATTGTTGTAAAATTTGTAATgatcaatatcatttatatgcTGCCGGTAATTCACTTCAGCTGGTCGGAGTTAAGTACATTatcatgcaatatatatattgtaccttaAAGAAGTTTTTTACACATGTGGACaaaaaacaaatgattttttttacatttatcacattttattacattgaAAACAACTTATAACTCtcaataataattataatgttattaaattttcagaaataatgaaCACGAAAAATGTTGAAAAGTTAAGAAATTTATgcagatttaaaaaaatcatgtttcaaaAGTCTCATGACCTGTCCTCCACATCAAATGTGctttgtttgtacattgttataaaaatgtttttttctgtatatctaATCTTGcgaaaacaaatgaaataatgttttgaaaaaaaaaaaaaaaatgtctctAGTTGAAACATTACTGCTTTTAAAGGCGACAAAATGAAGCATCTTGAAAAATGTATTCACACTTGCCAATTTCATAACTCAAATTAATCAAATGAAAAGCACAGCTTCAACTATGCTCTTTGAAGGAAGAATTTTTTCAAAAAGAGGTAATTAAATATACTTTTCTAAGACTTTAAATTTGGGACACAATCGTTCTCAGTGCAATACCAAAATGTTAGCAATGATAGATTTTATCCTAGATTCTGGCTCTGATTCcatcaacattccttaacttCAGGAAACTCCTCAACATGAAAATATTCTTGAGTTAAATTTTCCATCTAAAAGCATTATCAGATTTAAGGAAAAAATCTTACTTAAGGAATGCGGTAAATTCTGTATTGCTTTCCTATAGAAAATTTAATGCGAAGGAGTTTCTTTAAGTAATATTGAAGAAACTGAAGCCTGATCACAAAGGGCTTTTTTCATCGGAACAGGACGGGGCCTTTATgcctcattttgggaagaactTTAGTAGTAAAATAGGGAAATGATATTAAGGAATAAATTGCAAATTTTGGGTATTTTTCTTCAATATCAATTAATCTCCATCCAGCATAGAGATCATAACCCACCCTAATAGTACACAGAAAAAGTCCATGACACCCTAACTTAGCCTATGTCTGAGATTTTTGTGAAGCAGAGTTTGGAAGAAGAACATGCTGTTTAGAGACTGGTATAATGGCTGCCATTCTGTGTATACTGACCGAAGTTATTCCTTCATTTCTCTGCTTATTGAACAATGGACCGTGTTTCTTACTAACAATGGCTGGAAGAAGTACCTGGTTTTGCGCAGTGGTGACATGCTTTGATACAGGTTTATTACGGAGAGGCAAAAGACTAACGGGAACACAGAAGGGATTTAAAGTATAAAGTGAAGGTTTCTTGGGAATCTCAGTAGGGTCCTCAGGAACCTTTTCTGGTCTTTCTGGGATAACTTTTCTTGTTCCCACTGGTCTACCGGATCTCCTCCCATACATCTGTTCACTGGCTTTTAACAGTTCCACTCTATCCTCCTGTACCTTATAAATGCCCTTAGGTGGTCGTCCCACACCTCTCTGTTTTTTCTCACGGGATGGGCCTTTTGACTGGTTACTTGTTTGGTCctctgatttgttttgatttgttgataAAGTTTGATTC
This genomic stretch from Pecten maximus chromosome 13, xPecMax1.1, whole genome shotgun sequence harbors:
- the LOC117340456 gene encoding uncharacterized protein LOC117340456, whose translation is MSSPLCDLKTEDFGNPKIPCSFHDDYDVIAACETCDDRLVCIQCMNSTCFGHTLCNLEEVAERRKQTICCLLRDAEVLAIPKLEVHLNQVRRKRELLSTHCDDVSQNIRTRASELKKSIDTICEKRLVECAEFQKRKDDMLKMYEDSITREHAELLDSISKVKTIVSSCKLRELLQNEGAISVLSNTETNTAVPVVAALWFTPEEVNVVEMTRLFGAMQRSVTISEFEHISREVRTICLVGEQAWIGCDGNKELCLTNKEGDSVKSVKICTYFMNQIMDICPGADDSVWVACRDGIITQVMSHDVKIDRFFIGVHATAYSLYVFKDGDIVVGLVEGVFRMRGKLVRYSPKGEVLDRAVRDNDGNLLFSIPTKVRGCDESREIAVVSLDSKGDNSVVILDADMKFKLNFKGKAPFHPSDVCFDSGQNILISDRASMSVMLLDSHGHLCRNLLVATVAPSAISIQGNGDLWTGFENGMIRVYKYAP